A window of Streptomyces sp. Je 1-332 genomic DNA:
GGCTTCCGCGGAGGCCGCCGTGTTGGCCTCGGTGTCGCTGGTGGCGATGAGGGCGTACCAAGCGTCCCTGAGGTCACCGGCCTCGTAGCGACGGCGCTCCCAGGTGATCTCGCCCGCGTCCGCCATCGCCTCCACGGAAGGCGTCGCCGCCGGCGATACGAGGAGGATGTCGGCGCCGGCCGCGATCAGGGCGGGGAGGCGGCGCTGGGCCACCTGGCCACCGCCGAGCACTACCGTGCGGCGGGCGGTGAGGCGGAGGCCTACGGGGTAGGCGGGGCTTTCGGCCATGGCGGGTGGCTCCTCGTGCGGGGCGCGGGGCTTTGCGGGTACCGCTGCGACGGTGGGGCGGCTGTTTTCATGCTTTGACGTGCGGGTTCAGTATGGCCGGGGCAAGGTGGGGTTCTCTCCCCCAGCCCGCCCCTTCCCGAAACCGGGGCTTCGCCCCGGACCCCTGCTCGTCTGCGGGCCGTGGGCCGTTTGTGCCCACCCTTCCCCAAGCTCTCGGCTTCGCTCGACCAGGGGAGACCCCAATCGCCCTGCGGAACGCCTGCCCACAAACGGAGCGGCTACTTCTCGGTGACCCCCGCCGAGTCGAACGTGGCCACCTCGTGCATCGCGCGCGCCGCGCTCTGCACCACCGGCAGGGCCAGGAGGGCACCGGTGCCCTCGCCCAGGCGGAGGTCGAGGTCGACCAAGGGGCGCAGGCCCAGCTTGTTCAGGGCCGCCACGTGGCCCGGCTCCGCGCTGCGGTGGCCCGCGATGCAGGCCGCGAGGACCTCGGGGGCGATGGCGCGGGCGACCAGGGCCGCCGCGCCGGCGCTCACGCCGTCCAGGATCACCGGCGTACGGAGGGAGGCGCCGCCCAGGAGGAGGCCGACCATCGCGGCGTGCTCCAGGCCGCCGATGGCCGCGAGGACGCCGATGGGGTCGGCCGGGTCGGGCTGGTGCAGTTCGAGGGCGCGGCGCACGACGTCGACCTTGCGGCCGTGCATCTCGTCGTTGATGCCGGTGCCACGGCCGGTCACCTCGCCCGGGTCCGTGTCCGTGTAGACGGAGATGAGGGCCGCGGACGCCGTGGTGTTCGCGATGCCCATCTCGCCGGTGAGCAGGGCCTTGTTGCCCGCCGCCACCAGATCGCGGGCGGTCTCGATGCCCACCTCGACGGCCGCCTTGACCTCCTCGCGGCTCAGCGCGGGTCCGGTCGTCATGTCGGCCGTGCCCGCGCGGATCTTGCGGGGCAACAGGCCGGGGGTGGCCGGGAGTTCACTGGCCACGCCCACGTCGATGACGCAGACCTCGGCGCCCACCTGGTTGGCGAAGGCGTTGCAGACCGCGCCACCGCCGAGGAAGTTGGCGACCATCTGCGCGGTCACCTCCTGGGGCCAGGCGGTGACGCCCTGGGCGTGCACGCCGTGGTCGCCCGCGAAGATCGCGACGGCCGCGGGCTCCGGGATCGGCGGCGGGCACTGCCGGGAGAGGCCGGAGAGCTGCGCGGAGATGATCTCCAGCATGCCGAGCGCGCCCGGCGGCTTCGTCATGCGCTTCTGCCGCTCCCACGCCTCGCCGAGCGCCTTCGCGTCCAGCGGGCGGATGTTGGAGACGGTCTCGGCCAGCAGGTCGCTCGGGTCCTCGCCGGGCAGCGCGCGCCGTCCGTACGTCTCCTCGTGCACGACCCACGAGAGCGGGCGGCGCTTGGACCAGCCTGCCTGCATCAGCTCGGGCTCCTCCGGGAACTCGTCGACGTATCCGACGCAGAGGTACGCGACCACTTCGAGGTGCTCGGGCAGGCCGAGGGCCCTGACCATCTCGCGCTCGTCGAAGAAGCTCACCCAGCCGACACCGAGGCCCTCGGCGCGGGCCGCGAGCCAGAGGTTCTCGACGGCGAGGGCCGAGGAGTACGGGGCCATCTGCGGCTGGGTGTGCCGGCCGAGGGTGTGGCGGCCGCCCCGGGTCGGGTCGGCGGTGACGACGATGTTCACCGGGGTGTCGAGGATCGCCTCGATCTTCAGTTCCTTGAACTGCTTCGCGCGGCCCTTGGGAAGCGACTTGGCATACGCGTCCTTCTGGCGCATGGCCAGTTCGTGCATCGTGCGGCGCGTCTCCGCCGAGCGGATGACGACGAAGTCCCAGGGCTGCGAGTGGCCCACGGAGGGCGCCGTGTGGGCCGCCTCCAGGACGCGGAGCAGCACCTCGTGCGGGATGGCGTCGCTGCGGAAGCCGTTGCGGATGTCGCGGCGTTCGCGCATCACGCGCAGGACGGCTTCGCGCTCGGCGTCGTCGTAGCCGGGGGCGGCGGGCGCCCCCGCCTGCTGGGGCTGCTCCGGCTGCTGGACGGGCTCCGAGGGCTCGTCCGTGGTTTCCGCCAGGTCGGCGGCTTCGGGCGCCCCGGCAGGCTCGGCTTCGACGACGGCCACGGGCTCGGGAGCCTCGGCGGCTACGGCGGTCTCCGCTTCGGCGGGCGCGTCCACTTCGAGGGGCGTGGCTTCGAGGGGCGTGGCTTCGGGGAGCGCCGCTTCGGGGGCCGCCTCCGCCAGTTCCTGCGCCACGGCCACGGGCTCCTCTGCCGCTTCCGGTACCGCATTTGGTACCGCTTCCGGTGCTGTCTCCGACGCGGGAGTCGCCGCTGCGGGCTCCCCGCCGTCCCCGCCGTCACGCGGTGCGGGCACGGTGGCCGCGGGCTGTGGGGATGCGGGCTCGGGGGCTTCGGCGGCCTCGGTGGCTTCGGCGGTTTCGAGGAGGGTCGAGGGCTCCTGGGCGACGACGGGCTCGGGGGCCTCGGTGGCCTCCGGCGTCGCCGGAGCCTCCGGGATGTCGGCTGCCTGAGGGGCGGCCTCGGCCTCGGCCGGCTCCGGCTCGGCTTCGGGGACCTCGGGCTGCGGGGCCTCGGTGTGCTCCGGGGGTACGGACATGGCGTGCGGAGGCGTCGGCGCCAGGTGCGGCGTGGTCGGCACCGAGCCCTCGACCGGCACGAACTGGCCCAGGGGCGCGGGAGCCTGGGGGTCCGCGAAGGGCTGGTGTGCGTCGCCGGGGAGTCCCTCGCCCTGGGGCGCGTGGGCCATGGGGGCCTCTGCGTACGGTGTGGCCTGCGGGGCCTGAGGGGCCTGCGGGATGTGCGGACCCTGGGCCGCGAGCCCCGCGCCGGCGAGCGGCGCGTCCGACCAGGGCTGTGCCCCGGCCATGGCGAACTGCGGCCGGCCGGTGTCAGGAGCGTGCGCGGGCTCCTGGCTCGCTTCCGGGGCTGCGAGCGAGGACGGTTCCACGGCAGAGGGCTGGTGGGGCTGCGGCTGTACGGCCGACTGCTGCTCGGCGTCCATGGCGTCGGCGGCATCCGCGGCCTGCGGGAAGGCGACGACGGGCGTTTCGGCGTCCGGGGCGGGCTGCGGGGCCTCGGGTACCACCGCGTCCTGCGAGCCCTGTGCGTCCTGAGCGTCATGCGGTTCCGATGTGCCCTCTGCGCCCGGCGTGCCCTCTGTGACGGGAGCGGCGAGAGCAACGGGAGTGACCGGAGTGACGGGAGCGCCGTCCGGGACGACCGTTTCTGCTGGTGCGGCGGGCTGCGCAGCCTGCTCGGCCTGCTCGGCCTGCTCCTGAGAAGGCTGCAATGCCTGGGAATGCTGCGGCGCCTGGGAGTGCTGCGGCTGGGACGTCCACGGCGTCGCGCCCTGCGGCGCGTTCTCACCGAGCTGCTGCCCCTGCAGCGGCCCCCCTTCCTCGTCACGCGGGATGTCGAGGTACTCGGGCCCCACCGTGGGCGGCCCCGCGTGCCGAGCGGGCGCGGCGTGCTGCGGCGCACCGGCCGGGCCACGGTCGGCGAGGGAACGTACGGGACTCCCCGAGCCGTCGGGCACGGCGGGACCCGAGGGCCCCCGGTGCAGCGGGCGGCGGGCGGGACCGGGATGCGACGCGGGCGCCGGGGTGGGCGCACCCGGCATCCGGACGCCGTTCAGATCGACCGAGCCACTGTCGCGGCCGCCCGTCTCGTGCGGGCCGGGCTGATGCGTGGCCTGCGGCTGCCCGCCCGACTGCTGCCCGACCGCCTGCTGGGCGAACACCTGCGGGGCGAACACCTGCGGGGCCGCAGCGTGCTGCCCCGCAGCCAAGGATTGATCCACCAAGGACTGATCCATCAAGCCCTGGTCCACCAGAGCCTGGTCCATCACGGGCTGTTCCGCCAGGGAAGGCGCCGCCACAGGCTGACCCGCCGCATGCTGCCCGGCCGCGTATTGGTTGACCACAGCCTGACCCAAGCCCTGCTGCCCAACGCCCTGCTGACCAACGCCCTGCTGTTCGGGCACTCCCGGCTGGGCCTGCGGCAGCGGCTGTGCCGGCTGCGGCTCGCTCCAGGCGCCCTGGGCACCCGGCATCAGCAACAGGTCGTCTTCGTCTGCGGGGGCGACGCTCGCGGCGGGATTCTCGGAGGGGTCGAGGTAGGTGTACGCACCCGGGGCGGGGACGCCCGGCTGCTCCACCATGCCTGCGTTCTCCGGCAGTCCCTCGCCCGGGACCTGGCCGGTGTCGGTCATGCGTAACCCCTCGCCCATCGGTTAGTGCTTCTTCGACCGCCCCTCAGCCTTCGGCCGGGGAAGCCCCATTGCCCGGAGCGGCGCACCAACCGCCCGTCATCCTCAACGAGCGTGCGCGCCGCGCGGCACGAACCGCGTACGGACAACAGGCATTGTCCCGGTCGGCCTGCCGCTGCGGCGGCTTGATCCGCAACGGTCCGCTGTGGGCTGCGCCACGTTGCGCGCCCTCCGGTCCTGCCGTACCACACACCCCCCAAAACGGGTGAGCTTTCCGGACATTGACCAACTATTTGCCGGACACTCGGGTGCGGTACAACAATCGGCCAGCCTACCCCGCACGGTGTGGCAGCAGGGTCACGGGGCGCGATCGGGCAACTGTCCGGAGAGCAGGAAGACCACGGTCCGCTCCCGCTCCGTCCACGCGCGCGTGTCGAGCTCGACGGACTGGAGCAGCGCGCACTCGACCGCGTATCCGTGCTCCGTCAGGCCCCTGCCGATGAGTTCGGCCGCGTCGCGGGTCGACGCGTGCGTCACGATGCGCGCCGGGCGCCGGTCGGCGACGGCCGAGACCACCTCGGCTCCCCCGCCCCCGATCCGTACGACATCGGGCTCGGGCAGGTCTTCGAGGATGTGCGGCGCCATGCCGTGCACGACCTGCGGCTGTACGCCGAAGTGGCGGGCGACCGACGTGGTGCGCGCGCAGGCGTCGGGGTCGGCGTCGACGGCGATGACGGCGGCGCCGAAGCGTGCCGCCTCCGCGGTGAAGGCGCCGCTGCCGCAGCCGATGTCCCAGACCAGGTCGCCCACGCGGGGTCCGGTGCGGGCGAGTTGGGCGGCCCGCAGGCGGTCGCTCTCGCCCTCGCCGAGGCCGTCCTCGCCGCCGTAGGCGGGAGCGGGCAGCGCCCAGCCGCGCGGGGTGCCCGGGTCGCGTCCCGCGATCCAGCCGGTGTCGGAGGCGGCGACCGGGCCGCCGATGACGATGACGACGTTCGGGTCGCGCCAGGTGTGGTCGGCGGCCTTGTCCGAGGTGAGGACGGTGACCTGTTCGCGCTCGGTGCCGAGCTCCTCGCAGATCACGAAGGTGCGGTGCACACCCTGGAGGAGCAGGCCGAGCTCGGCCGGACCCGCGCCGGGCGAGGTGAGGACGGCGACCTTGGTGTGCGCACGGCAGACGTTCACGGCGCGGCGCAGCGTGCGGGGGTGGGCGACCACGACCTGGGCGTCGTCCCAGGGCATCCCGGCGCGGGCGAAGGCCTGGGCGACGGACGAGACGGCGGGCACGACTTCGACCTCGAGGCCGAATTCGGGGGCGCGCAGCGTGCGGACGACGCCGAAGAAGCCGGGGTCGCCGTCGGCCAGGACCACGGCGGTGCCGCGGTGGGCGGCGATGCGGCGGGCGGCCAGGCTCACGCTGCCCAGGCGGATCCGTTCCGCGGTCGGCGGCACTTCGGCGAGCGTCAGGTGGTGAGCGGCGCCCGCGACGAGTGTGGCGGCGCCGAGCGCCGAGCGCGCGGCGGCGGTCAGCGGCGAACCGTCC
This region includes:
- the cobT gene encoding nicotinate-nucleotide--dimethylbenzimidazole phosphoribosyltransferase, which gives rise to MTDTGQVPGEGLPENAGMVEQPGVPAPGAYTYLDPSENPAASVAPADEDDLLLMPGAQGAWSEPQPAQPLPQAQPGVPEQQGVGQQGVGQQGLGQAVVNQYAAGQHAAGQPVAAPSLAEQPVMDQALVDQGLMDQSLVDQSLAAGQHAAAPQVFAPQVFAQQAVGQQSGGQPQATHQPGPHETGGRDSGSVDLNGVRMPGAPTPAPASHPGPARRPLHRGPSGPAVPDGSGSPVRSLADRGPAGAPQHAAPARHAGPPTVGPEYLDIPRDEEGGPLQGQQLGENAPQGATPWTSQPQHSQAPQHSQALQPSQEQAEQAEQAAQPAAPAETVVPDGAPVTPVTPVALAAPVTEGTPGAEGTSEPHDAQDAQGSQDAVVPEAPQPAPDAETPVVAFPQAADAADAMDAEQQSAVQPQPHQPSAVEPSSLAAPEASQEPAHAPDTGRPQFAMAGAQPWSDAPLAGAGLAAQGPHIPQAPQAPQATPYAEAPMAHAPQGEGLPGDAHQPFADPQAPAPLGQFVPVEGSVPTTPHLAPTPPHAMSVPPEHTEAPQPEVPEAEPEPAEAEAAPQAADIPEAPATPEATEAPEPVVAQEPSTLLETAEATEAAEAPEPASPQPAATVPAPRDGGDGGEPAAATPASETAPEAVPNAVPEAAEEPVAVAQELAEAAPEAALPEATPLEATPLEVDAPAEAETAVAAEAPEPVAVVEAEPAGAPEAADLAETTDEPSEPVQQPEQPQQAGAPAAPGYDDAEREAVLRVMRERRDIRNGFRSDAIPHEVLLRVLEAAHTAPSVGHSQPWDFVVIRSAETRRTMHELAMRQKDAYAKSLPKGRAKQFKELKIEAILDTPVNIVVTADPTRGGRHTLGRHTQPQMAPYSSALAVENLWLAARAEGLGVGWVSFFDEREMVRALGLPEHLEVVAYLCVGYVDEFPEEPELMQAGWSKRRPLSWVVHEETYGRRALPGEDPSDLLAETVSNIRPLDAKALGEAWERQKRMTKPPGALGMLEIISAQLSGLSRQCPPPIPEPAAVAIFAGDHGVHAQGVTAWPQEVTAQMVANFLGGGAVCNAFANQVGAEVCVIDVGVASELPATPGLLPRKIRAGTADMTTGPALSREEVKAAVEVGIETARDLVAAGNKALLTGEMGIANTTASAALISVYTDTDPGEVTGRGTGINDEMHGRKVDVVRRALELHQPDPADPIGVLAAIGGLEHAAMVGLLLGGASLRTPVILDGVSAGAAALVARAIAPEVLAACIAGHRSAEPGHVAALNKLGLRPLVDLDLRLGEGTGALLALPVVQSAARAMHEVATFDSAGVTEK
- the cbiE gene encoding precorrin-6y C5,15-methyltransferase (decarboxylating) subunit CbiE, whose protein sequence is MADRVTVIGWDGSPLTAAARSALGAATLVAGAAHHLTLAEVPPTAERIRLGSVSLAARRIAAHRGTAVVLADGDPGFFGVVRTLRAPEFGLEVEVVPAVSSVAQAFARAGMPWDDAQVVVAHPRTLRRAVNVCRAHTKVAVLTSPGAGPAELGLLLQGVHRTFVICEELGTEREQVTVLTSDKAADHTWRDPNVVIVIGGPVAASDTGWIAGRDPGTPRGWALPAPAYGGEDGLGEGESDRLRAAQLARTGPRVGDLVWDIGCGSGAFTAEAARFGAAVIAVDADPDACARTTSVARHFGVQPQVVHGMAPHILEDLPEPDVVRIGGGGAEVVSAVADRRPARIVTHASTRDAAELIGRGLTEHGYAVECALLQSVELDTRAWTERERTVVFLLSGQLPDRAP